A region of Paenibacillus sp. 37 DNA encodes the following proteins:
- a CDS encoding NtaA/DmoA family FMN-dependent monooxygenase (This protein belongs to a clade of FMN-dependent monooxygenases, within a broader family of flavin-dependent oxidoreductases, the luciferase-like monooxygenase (LMM) family, some of whose members use coenzyme F420 rather than FMN.), with amino-acid sequence MKKRSEMQLALQMVSGYGAEFSAWRMPGTDPAAYTNMDSYVERAKLAEQGKFQMIFIADTPGLSNNLGPQTPMFPMDPMLALMAVARETQHIGLVATLSTTFNYPYNIARQFKALDVISHGRVGWNAVTTSDPLAGANFGARVENRQERYDKAHESIQIVQALWGSWEPDAWTLDVEGGEFADMDKIQPINLQGQYYASRGPLPIPPSEQGQPVIFQAGGGGEGVELAGKYASGVYANPYDITSAREHRQAIRQSAARFGRNPDDIKMFAGFMFSLASTEEEALDRRKQLMSFNPQEIPSRVSYLGSMVGLPLSVNSVDIDQPLAAGLLKNAYANPMDPRSPRALKLLKEGLSVRDVLAHGVINYHPVVAGTPTQVADFLEEWFLAEACDGFSVVPDVSFDGVADFVNQVVPILQERGLFHKEYEGKTLRENMGVPYEYGLQEHGINE; translated from the coding sequence ATGAAAAAAAGAAGTGAAATGCAACTGGCTTTACAGATGGTTTCGGGTTATGGAGCCGAATTTAGCGCATGGAGAATGCCTGGCACGGATCCTGCAGCTTACACCAATATGGATAGTTATGTAGAACGGGCTAAATTAGCTGAACAAGGAAAATTTCAAATGATTTTCATCGCTGACACTCCAGGATTATCCAACAATTTAGGCCCACAGACGCCTATGTTCCCTATGGACCCCATGTTGGCACTGATGGCAGTAGCAAGAGAGACACAACACATCGGGCTTGTTGCTACCCTCTCTACAACATTTAATTATCCCTACAACATTGCACGTCAGTTCAAAGCACTGGATGTTATCAGTCATGGACGTGTGGGATGGAATGCGGTTACCACATCCGACCCCCTAGCGGGGGCTAATTTCGGTGCCAGGGTTGAAAATCGCCAAGAACGCTATGACAAGGCACATGAAAGCATACAAATTGTTCAGGCCTTGTGGGGGAGTTGGGAACCAGACGCTTGGACGTTAGATGTAGAAGGAGGGGAATTTGCGGATATGGACAAAATCCAGCCTATAAACCTTCAGGGTCAATATTACGCATCTCGTGGTCCTTTGCCCATTCCGCCCTCTGAGCAAGGCCAGCCAGTGATTTTCCAGGCAGGGGGAGGAGGTGAAGGAGTAGAATTAGCTGGGAAATATGCTTCGGGAGTGTACGCCAATCCTTATGATATTACGTCTGCCCGTGAACACAGACAAGCGATAAGGCAAAGTGCTGCCCGTTTCGGTCGAAACCCCGATGATATCAAAATGTTTGCAGGTTTTATGTTTTCTCTGGCTTCAACGGAGGAAGAAGCTCTGGATCGTCGGAAACAGCTTATGAGCTTTAATCCTCAGGAAATTCCCAGCAGGGTAAGTTACCTCGGATCCATGGTTGGTTTACCCTTATCGGTAAACTCAGTAGATATAGATCAACCTTTAGCGGCAGGCTTGTTGAAAAATGCATATGCCAACCCCATGGACCCACGTTCTCCAAGAGCCTTAAAGTTATTAAAAGAAGGACTCTCTGTAAGGGATGTTCTCGCTCACGGGGTCATCAACTATCATCCGGTCGTTGCAGGCACTCCGACACAGGTTGCTGACTTCTTGGAAGAATGGTTTCTGGCTGAAGCATGTGACGGATTCTCAGTCGTGCCCGATGTATCTTTTGATGGCGTTGCAGATTTTGTGAATCAGGTAGTTCCTATCTTGCAGGAGCGCGGTTTGTTCCATAAGGAATATGAAGGAAAAACACTACGCGAGAATATGGGCGTTCCTTACGAATACGGATTGCAGGAACATGGAATCAACGAATAA
- the nfsA gene encoding oxygen-insensitive NADPH nitroreductase, translating to MNNTLELLHNHTSFRSYTSQPLTEEQIDAIFQAANQTSSFSLLQAVSIIRITDPVLRKKLRHLCVDQPYIEEAAEFWVFCADFNRNHEIAPDVDIEYIEFLLIGSFDAGLMAQNALTAAESMGLGGVFIGAVRANISELSDVLNLPKYVIPLVGLCIGNPAGDKPELKPRLPQSMVLLDNQYQPMDQEKLAIYDETMLKYYENRPTRAPFTVKKVKGWSDHIQDHLERSINPQMMAYLNKQGFAKK from the coding sequence ATGAATAACACACTCGAATTGCTTCATAACCATACATCGTTTCGTTCTTACACATCTCAACCCCTAACTGAGGAACAAATAGATGCAATATTTCAGGCAGCGAATCAAACTTCATCGTTCAGTCTTCTTCAGGCGGTATCCATTATTCGCATCACAGATCCAGTACTTCGAAAAAAACTCAGACATCTCTGTGTCGATCAACCCTATATTGAAGAAGCGGCAGAATTCTGGGTCTTCTGTGCTGATTTCAACCGAAATCATGAAATCGCTCCGGATGTGGATATTGAATATATTGAATTTCTGTTGATTGGTTCATTCGATGCCGGCCTGATGGCACAAAATGCGTTAACCGCGGCTGAATCGATGGGACTTGGCGGAGTGTTCATTGGTGCGGTCAGAGCCAATATTAGCGAACTATCTGACGTATTGAATTTACCTAAATATGTTATCCCTCTGGTGGGATTATGTATCGGTAATCCAGCTGGAGATAAGCCGGAACTGAAACCTCGCCTCCCTCAATCCATGGTATTGCTTGATAATCAATACCAACCGATGGATCAAGAGAAATTGGCAATCTATGATGAGACCATGCTGAAGTATTATGAAAATCGTCCGACGAGAGCTCCTTTCACCGTAAAAAAAGTAAAAGGATGGAGTGACCATATCCAGGATCACCTCGAGAGAAGTATTAATCCGCAAATGATGGCCTACTTGAACAAGCAAGGTTTTGCCAAAAAATAA
- a CDS encoding TetR/AcrR family transcriptional regulator — MGLKVRNIRTTRTRESIFESLFELMEEKDFDKITIQNLTERAQINRATFYAHFQDKYELLDEIIKKSAEELIQQHTNGVCAFTKDNMMHLVFAAFEYHQQVKKKCRRNYNKIIPLLSSKLVIALKHYLDLCMQDINSDERTLYAQIYANMINEAVTLHTAEQTKLTERSIAEHIVRMMPSSSE, encoded by the coding sequence ATGGGACTTAAAGTAAGAAATATTCGTACAACTCGAACAAGAGAATCCATTTTCGAGTCACTTTTTGAACTAATGGAAGAAAAAGATTTTGATAAAATAACAATACAAAATTTAACGGAGCGAGCCCAAATCAATAGGGCAACATTCTATGCTCATTTCCAAGATAAATATGAATTATTGGATGAGATTATAAAAAAATCAGCAGAAGAACTTATTCAACAACATACTAATGGTGTGTGTGCATTTACCAAAGACAATATGATGCACTTGGTATTCGCAGCATTTGAGTATCATCAACAAGTCAAAAAGAAATGTCGACGGAACTATAATAAAATTATTCCTCTTCTCTCTTCAAAATTAGTCATTGCACTTAAGCATTATTTGGATCTTTGTATGCAGGACATAAACTCTGATGAACGTACTTTGTACGCACAAATCTATGCTAACATGATTAATGAAGCAGTTACTCTGCATACTGCTGAACAAACTAAACTAACAGAACGAAGTATAGCAGAGCATATTGTGCGAATGATGCCTTCTTCATCAGAGTGA
- a CDS encoding SDR family oxidoreductase — MKLTGNTIFITGGGSGIGRALAEALHNLGNKVIISGRRKERLEEVLSANPGMSAVELDIQDLSSIEVTAEQLIKDFPDLNVLVNNAGIMLFDEAAGVINEEVLVSTVSTNLLGPIRMTSSLIEHLKSKEEAVIINTTSSIGFIPYAATAVYSATKAALHSYTLSQRYLLKNTTVKVLEIIPPGVQTELMADLSDDPHAMPLEAFIKETIRLLGTDAEEVLVEQAKMIRDNQGPNEGAFVTQLNDMASQAAKGH, encoded by the coding sequence ATGAAACTCACAGGAAACACGATTTTCATTACAGGTGGCGGTTCAGGAATTGGACGTGCATTGGCAGAAGCTTTACACAACCTTGGAAACAAAGTAATCATCTCGGGTAGACGAAAAGAGCGTCTGGAGGAAGTACTTAGTGCTAATCCTGGAATGTCTGCAGTTGAACTGGACATACAGGATCTTTCCAGTATTGAGGTAACCGCTGAGCAACTTATTAAGGACTTCCCTGATTTGAATGTGTTAGTTAATAACGCCGGCATCATGCTTTTCGATGAGGCTGCGGGTGTGATTAACGAAGAGGTTCTGGTTTCAACGGTCTCAACAAACTTGCTTGGACCAATTCGGATGACGTCTTCATTAATCGAACATCTGAAGTCTAAAGAAGAAGCTGTGATCATTAATACGACTTCTTCAATCGGGTTTATTCCGTACGCAGCGACTGCAGTGTATTCCGCTACCAAAGCAGCGCTCCATTCTTATACCTTATCACAACGTTATTTGCTTAAAAATACAACAGTAAAAGTATTAGAAATTATACCACCTGGGGTTCAAACAGAACTCATGGCAGATCTTAGTGACGATCCACATGCGATGCCACTTGAAGCATTCATTAAAGAAACAATAAGATTACTCGGTACGGATGCTGAAGAAGTTCTCGTGGAACAAGCTAAAATGATTCGTGATAACCAAGGCCCGAATGAAGGAGCTTTTGTAACCCAACTTAACGATATGGCGAGCCAAGCTGCAAAAGGCCATTAA
- a CDS encoding MarR family winged helix-turn-helix transcriptional regulator: MTTDAVDCDIRQSLDRISSQMRRNYSESLRELNLYVGQDNLLYRLWLGDGVTQMQLSEHMKCEPPTVTNMVKSLEQNGFIYRKRDVQDARIMRIFLTDKGKELEKPVEYKWREQQEKLLQSISSEDRLILRQFMQQMERNIL, translated from the coding sequence ATGACGACAGATGCAGTAGATTGTGATATTCGACAGTCTTTAGATCGAATTTCCTCCCAAATGCGTCGAAACTATAGTGAATCTCTTCGGGAACTTAATCTCTATGTAGGACAAGATAATCTGTTGTATCGGCTGTGGTTGGGTGATGGGGTAACACAGATGCAACTAAGTGAACATATGAAATGCGAACCACCAACCGTTACGAACATGGTCAAATCACTGGAACAGAACGGATTTATATATCGCAAACGTGATGTACAGGATGCAAGGATCATGCGTATCTTTCTAACCGATAAGGGCAAAGAATTAGAAAAACCGGTTGAGTATAAATGGAGAGAGCAGCAAGAGAAACTACTTCAATCCATTTCTTCGGAAGATCGGCTGATATTGAGGCAATTCATGCAACAAATGGAGCGAAATATCTTATAA
- a CDS encoding glycosyl hydrolase family 95 catalytic domain-containing protein: MKTKNIWFNQPAERWEEALPIGNGTLGGMIFGKTQIERIQLNEDSLWYGGPMQRNNPQALESLSQIRSLIFDGKIREAEELAADTLVGVPDGQRHYEPLGDFYIAYDHSEHEPNGYQRHLDLEQGKVNVNYAADQSIYSREYFASYPDQVLVVHLKSSLPGKLSFSTVFGRGTVLESTSYSDILKHPVGFQSYLDRIEKRGTNNLIIRGRSGGEEGIRFCCAIRLISEGGQVHYSSGQLSLKDGNSATILITACTDFRVPKAQLEVECLRRIDAASAKPYSELLADHVSDYQTLFEKMDIHLEDENKDVGYSELPIDQRLERLRAGKHDPELMSLYFQFGRYLLISSSRPGSLPANLQGIWNKDMLPVWDSKYTININTQMNYWPAESCNLSECHIPLFDFIDRLQVRGKETARTMYGCKGFVAHHNSDIWADAAPQDVCMTSTFWTMGGAWLSLHLWDHYEYNKDVQFLKKVYSTMKDAAMFILDYLIEDPSGNWVICPSSSPENRYILDNGESGALCFGASMDNQIIRELFTRCIESTQILQEDQEFGEELRSALTKIPETSIGKHGQIQEWSKDYDELEPGHRHISHLFALHPGTQITVQSTPDLAKAARVTLDRRLEHGGGHTGWSRAWILNMWARLEESELAHDNIVELLRSSTLPNLFCDHPPFQIDGNFGGTAGIAEMLLQSHNEVIRLLPALPAAWPKGYIRGIRARGGFELDLEWENGRLLNTRIRSIAKSRVTLSYLDQKIELTFPGPNAIIELKGNKWNNK; the protein is encoded by the coding sequence GTGAAGACCAAAAATATCTGGTTTAATCAACCTGCTGAAAGATGGGAAGAGGCATTACCTATCGGAAATGGAACTCTTGGAGGCATGATATTTGGGAAAACACAGATCGAAAGAATTCAGCTTAATGAAGATAGTCTGTGGTATGGTGGTCCGATGCAGCGGAATAATCCTCAAGCACTTGAATCTTTATCTCAGATCAGAAGCCTGATTTTTGACGGTAAGATTAGGGAAGCAGAAGAACTCGCGGCAGATACTCTGGTAGGTGTTCCTGACGGTCAAAGACATTATGAGCCATTAGGGGACTTCTATATCGCTTATGATCACAGTGAACATGAACCAAATGGATATCAAAGACATCTCGATCTGGAACAAGGCAAGGTAAACGTGAATTATGCCGCAGATCAGTCCATTTACAGCCGAGAATATTTTGCTAGCTACCCGGATCAAGTGCTCGTTGTTCATCTCAAATCTAGCTTGCCTGGAAAGTTATCTTTCTCCACTGTTTTTGGCAGGGGAACCGTTCTGGAATCAACATCCTATTCAGATATTCTTAAGCATCCTGTTGGCTTCCAATCCTATCTGGACCGGATCGAGAAGCGTGGAACGAATAACTTGATCATCCGGGGAAGAAGTGGGGGAGAAGAAGGAATCCGATTTTGTTGTGCGATTCGCCTTATATCTGAAGGAGGGCAGGTTCATTATTCAAGCGGCCAGCTTTCTCTGAAGGATGGTAATTCAGCGACTATTCTAATCACGGCTTGCACGGATTTTCGAGTACCCAAGGCACAACTCGAAGTGGAGTGCCTCCGCAGAATTGATGCTGCTTCCGCAAAACCATATAGCGAACTGCTCGCCGATCATGTATCGGACTATCAAACCTTATTTGAAAAGATGGATATACATCTCGAAGATGAAAATAAAGATGTTGGTTATTCCGAACTTCCAATCGATCAGCGCCTTGAGCGGCTTAGAGCTGGTAAGCATGATCCGGAACTCATGAGTCTATACTTTCAATTTGGTCGTTATCTGCTTATCTCAAGCAGTCGTCCAGGTTCTTTACCTGCAAACCTTCAAGGGATATGGAATAAAGACATGCTTCCTGTATGGGATAGCAAATATACGATTAATATTAATACACAGATGAACTACTGGCCTGCAGAAAGCTGCAATCTGTCTGAATGTCACATTCCATTGTTTGATTTTATAGATCGACTGCAAGTCCGGGGAAAGGAAACCGCTAGAACCATGTACGGATGCAAGGGATTCGTTGCTCATCACAATTCGGATATCTGGGCAGACGCTGCACCGCAGGATGTATGCATGACATCGACGTTTTGGACCATGGGAGGAGCATGGCTTTCATTACATCTATGGGACCACTACGAATACAATAAGGATGTTCAATTTCTCAAAAAGGTTTACTCCACGATGAAAGATGCGGCTATGTTTATTCTGGATTATCTAATAGAGGATCCTTCCGGTAATTGGGTGATATGTCCTTCGTCCTCACCGGAAAATCGCTATATATTAGATAATGGAGAGTCGGGGGCTTTATGTTTTGGTGCTTCAATGGACAATCAGATTATTAGAGAACTCTTTACGCGTTGCATTGAAAGTACCCAGATATTGCAAGAAGATCAGGAATTCGGAGAAGAACTCCGTAGTGCTTTAACCAAAATACCGGAGACCTCCATTGGCAAACATGGCCAGATCCAAGAGTGGAGTAAGGACTATGATGAATTGGAACCTGGCCACAGACATATTTCCCATTTATTCGCTTTGCATCCCGGAACGCAAATTACGGTGCAATCCACACCTGATCTGGCTAAGGCAGCGCGCGTAACACTCGATCGAAGATTGGAACACGGTGGTGGACACACAGGATGGAGCAGGGCGTGGATTCTCAATATGTGGGCACGATTAGAGGAGTCGGAACTTGCACACGATAACATCGTGGAACTTTTACGTTCCTCCACGTTACCCAATCTGTTTTGTGACCATCCTCCATTTCAAATTGATGGGAACTTTGGAGGTACTGCAGGGATAGCAGAGATGCTTCTCCAGAGCCATAACGAAGTAATCAGATTGTTACCTGCTTTGCCAGCAGCTTGGCCAAAAGGATATATTCGTGGTATTCGGGCTCGTGGCGGATTTGAATTAGATCTGGAATGGGAAAATGGTCGTCTGTTAAATACCAGAATTCGCTCTATTGCAAAATCAAGAGTTACCTTATCCTATCTGGACCAAAAGATAGAATTAACCTTTCCTGGCCCCAATGCTATAATTGAATTAAAAGGGAATAAATGGAATAATAAATAA
- a CDS encoding AraC family transcriptional regulator — MNETSEYLFDPIQNELLYLHRTTTYNMGTFYHRHNAYELYLFLRGNVNFYIENRCYHLQRGDLLVLSPEEMHRSFALDKNEYERITINLKKSYLNRLSTSSTNLSACFDYRPKGKGNIVHLEEEELQQVLQLAGELEQCLSSSDYGADILGNILITQLLLLTNLTFQNTDFVATDIMPELVRNTMGYIECNLTRQLTLEELAEAMFTNSSYISRQFKKHTGLTIRAYILSRRIELSKSYLIEGLSITEACYQSGFGDYANFIRTFTKQVGTSPGKFVKYGSLL; from the coding sequence ATGAATGAGACTTCAGAATACCTGTTTGATCCAATCCAGAATGAGCTGTTGTACCTTCATCGCACCACCACGTATAATATGGGAACGTTTTATCATCGACATAATGCATATGAACTCTACTTATTTCTACGTGGCAATGTAAACTTCTATATTGAGAACCGTTGTTACCATTTGCAACGTGGCGATCTGCTCGTTCTTAGCCCGGAGGAGATGCACCGTTCCTTTGCCTTGGACAAAAACGAATATGAGAGAATTACCATAAATCTGAAAAAGTCATATCTGAACCGCTTGTCTACTTCTAGCACCAACTTATCCGCATGTTTCGACTACCGTCCCAAGGGTAAGGGTAATATCGTACATCTTGAAGAGGAGGAGCTTCAACAAGTGCTGCAATTAGCTGGCGAGCTTGAACAGTGTCTCTCATCAAGTGATTATGGAGCAGATATTCTGGGGAATATTTTGATTACACAGCTACTTCTTCTAACGAATCTAACTTTTCAAAATACGGATTTTGTTGCAACGGATATTATGCCTGAACTAGTTCGAAATACGATGGGTTACATTGAATGTAATCTGACGAGGCAACTGACGCTGGAAGAATTGGCAGAGGCGATGTTCACGAATAGCAGCTATATTAGTCGACAATTCAAAAAGCATACCGGACTCACGATTCGAGCATACATTCTTAGTCGCCGTATAGAGCTGTCGAAATCTTATTTAATCGAAGGTTTAAGTATTACAGAGGCCTGTTATCAATCCGGTTTTGGAGATTACGCCAATTTTATTCGCACCTTCACCAAGCAGGTCGGCACTTCACCTGGTAAATTTGTTAAATATGGAAGTCTTCTTTAA